From Chloroflexota bacterium, the proteins below share one genomic window:
- a CDS encoding FAD-dependent oxidoreductase — protein MGAEGEQAGLPAAQMDVADALDRLRAVVGAEHVLQQPAQVEPYSWDTLPEVTPPLAIVAPASAEEVQAVVRIARAAGLPLWPVSRGKNWAYGAATPSLAGTVVLTLERLDRIVEVNDELCYAVVEPGVTFGQLQEHLERRGGRLWVDPTDSTPHGSVIGNALDHGIGSTPYADHFANLCGLDVVLPDGQLVSSGGRGDSTVFHTYRWGLGPTLDGLFGQSGFGVVVRAGVWLMPAPESHVFYVLELDREDAIAPAVDGLRRLLLEDRVRTQVHVLNDMARLALAIRCPHPLGADRTSLSQGERHTLCRQHGIARWSASGGLYGSTAQVREQQRELAATIRPYGRVRFIDARRLRAVERLLGGIQALAARPLLGRPARGLARRLFGKSLDVMEAMPHAYERSRGRPTSHFLRFAYYKSSGPLPPDELLDPARDGGGLIWFAPSLPSTGQHLTAVLDLCRPLFEEHGFDFSAAIMGQNARTISLVMGILYYKDDPAEAARAAALYRRLCDVTADAGYPRYRVSAPRQPHALDDVPAYRAVVEQLRGALDPGGILAPGRYGVGRPAAGR, from the coding sequence ATGGGCGCAGAGGGCGAACAGGCCGGGCTGCCAGCCGCGCAGATGGACGTGGCCGATGCGCTCGACCGTCTGCGGGCTGTCGTCGGGGCGGAGCACGTCCTTCAGCAGCCGGCGCAGGTCGAGCCGTACTCCTGGGACACGCTCCCTGAGGTGACGCCGCCGCTGGCCATCGTTGCGCCGGCCAGCGCCGAGGAAGTTCAGGCGGTCGTGCGTATCGCGCGGGCGGCCGGGCTGCCGCTCTGGCCGGTCAGCCGGGGCAAGAACTGGGCCTACGGCGCGGCCACGCCGAGCCTGGCCGGTACCGTCGTCCTGACGCTCGAACGGCTGGATCGGATCGTCGAGGTCAACGACGAGCTGTGCTACGCCGTCGTCGAGCCGGGCGTGACGTTCGGGCAGCTCCAGGAGCACCTCGAACGACGCGGCGGTCGGCTCTGGGTCGACCCGACCGACAGCACACCGCACGGCAGCGTGATCGGCAACGCGCTCGACCACGGCATCGGCTCGACGCCGTACGCCGACCACTTCGCGAACCTGTGCGGCCTCGACGTGGTGCTCCCCGACGGTCAGCTCGTCAGCAGCGGCGGGCGTGGAGACTCGACGGTCTTTCACACCTACCGGTGGGGCCTCGGACCGACCCTGGACGGGCTGTTCGGCCAGTCAGGATTCGGCGTCGTGGTGCGGGCCGGCGTCTGGCTGATGCCGGCGCCGGAGTCTCACGTCTTCTACGTGCTGGAGCTTGACCGCGAGGACGCCATCGCGCCGGCCGTCGACGGGCTGCGCCGCCTGCTGCTCGAAGACCGGGTACGAACGCAGGTGCATGTTCTCAACGACATGGCTCGGCTGGCGCTGGCGATCCGCTGCCCGCATCCGCTTGGGGCGGACCGCACCTCGCTCAGCCAGGGCGAGCGCCACACACTCTGCCGGCAGCACGGGATCGCTCGCTGGTCGGCGTCGGGCGGGCTGTACGGGTCCACGGCCCAGGTCCGCGAGCAGCAGCGCGAGCTGGCAGCGACGATCCGGCCCTACGGCCGGGTGAGGTTCATCGACGCCCGCCGCCTGCGGGCGGTCGAGCGGCTGTTGGGCGGCATCCAGGCGCTGGCAGCGCGGCCGCTGCTCGGGCGGCCGGCCCGGGGCCTGGCGCGGCGACTGTTCGGCAAGTCGCTCGACGTGATGGAGGCGATGCCGCACGCGTACGAGCGCTCGCGTGGCCGTCCGACCTCGCACTTTCTCCGCTTCGCGTATTACAAGTCGAGCGGCCCGCTGCCGCCCGACGAGCTGCTCGACCCGGCCCGTGACGGCGGCGGGCTGATCTGGTTCGCGCCGAGTCTGCCGTCCACCGGCCAGCACCTGACCGCCGTGCTCGATCTCTGCCGGCCGCTGTTCGAGGAGCACGGCTTCGACTTCTCGGCGGCCATCATGGGCCAGAATGCCCGGACGATCTCCCTGGTGATGGGGATTCTCTACTACAAGGACGACCCTGCCGAGGCTGCCCGCGCCGCCGCGCTCTATCGCCGCCTCTGCGACGTGACCGCCGACGCAGGCTATCCCCGCTACCGCGTCAGCGCGCCGCGGCAGCCGCACGCGCTGGACGATGTGCCAGCCTACCGGGCGGTGGTCGAGCAACTGCGCGGGGCGCTGGATCCTGGCGGCATCCTCGCGCCCGGCCGCTACGGCGTGGGTCGGCCAGCGGCTGGCCGATAG